GAGGAGATGACCTGGCCGCTCTTGTCGAGGAGCAGGGCATAATCGCTGGACGTATCTTCGACCAGCCGGCCGAGGCACTCCTCTATCTGGGCCAACTCCTCTGAAGGAACGATGATACTTGTCAGCTGTGGATCCATTGCAGCCTACCTTGTTGAGAGCTAGTGCAGGGAACCGCCAGATGCTTGCTCCCCAAAATTATAGCACAGAGACTGTAGCGCCCCAGGAACGACCTGAACACGGCTGCGGCGGTTTTCCGCCCCAGATCAACTTCAGATGGCGCTCAGCGCATCGAGCATGTCATCACGGTGCTTTGCCACCAGAAAGCGCACGTAACCCAGATCCTCGCGGGCGCTGGCAAGCAAGAGCAGCATCGCATCCCCGCTGATCGGCTCGATCAACACAATCCCGTTCTCGTATTCAAGCAAGGTCTGAATGGCGCCGCCCTTGTCAATCTCGCGCCCAAGGGCCTCCGCCATCGCCAGGCTATTCGAGGCCACCGCACACACGGCGTCCACATCCACATCGGGGCTGGCAACGCTCTCGATCAGCAACCCATCGGTGGCGACGACCGCGGCCAGCTCTACACTTTCAACACTACGGAAGCGACCCAACAGATCTTGCAACTTGCCGCTCATCTGTGCGCTCTCCCTGCAACACGCTCCGCCGCGAGCGAGGCAGCGGGCATAGCCATTATACACATAAGATCAACCGTGGTGCGACCAGCCGTAGGAAGGCCCTGGCTCTCTCCCCGGTTCCGGCCTGTGCGAGCATGCATGATCGTGATGAATTTCCCTGATAACGCGCCGGGAACATGGTATACTCGATATAGCACCCCTCGCGGGTCGCTCTGTTTGCGCGATCAGTGCGCTGAGAAGCATATTGTACCAGGACTATGATGGGCATTGCACTGATGATTTCGATGCTGCGTGTCGCCCTGTTCACCACCTGGCTCGTGCTGAAGCCGGTGCTAGGCTGGTTCTTTATTGTCATCGGCTTGATCGGCATGCCGATGCCGATTGTAAACGGCCTGATCTTTCTGCTCATCGGGCTGGCGCTGGTCGGTCCACGCAACCGGGTGGTCCGTTGGTGTCGGGTGCATCTGAAGTTGTTTCTCAAGGAGTGGGCGGCCCATCCCGCGCCGTGGATCGGCCGGGTTGGCCGTCTGGCTCAGCGTTCGGCGCAACAGATCTCCCGGCAGCACCGCCGTCTGCGCTGGTGGTGGCTGGAGCGCAAGGCGCGCAGCAAGGCCCCTGTCGCCGAAGCGCCGCGCGATATGGCTCGCTCGATGTAGTGATGCGCGGGAGCATAGACAACGCTCACGGCGGCGCCCTTCCCTCGGCGCGACGACCGCGCCTGTCCGGCGGCTTATCGTATCATAGCCCTGGGTTTCAATGATCACCATACGCGTCAGATTGTTTGCCGCCCACCGCGATATCGTCGGCCAGACGGAACTTACTGTGCCGATGGAAGCCGGAGCAACTGTCGGTGCGGTATGGGAACACCTGGTCGCCAGGCATCCCTCGCTGGGCCGGTACACCGGTCGGCTCCTCTACGCGGTCAACCAGCAGTTTGCCGAGCCTGGGGCCACGCTTCAGGATGGCGACGAAGTGGCGATTATTCCTCCCGTGAGCGGGGGTGCGCATCGCCCACAATCAGGCGTCCGATCCGTTGAACCCTTTTTGATCACCGAGGCGCCGCTCGACCCGGCGCCACTGGTCGCCTATGTGCAGACGCCGAGTGACGGCGCCGTGGTGACTTTCGCCGGCGTGGCGCGCAATCACTTTGGCGGCCGTCCCACAGCGTTTCTCAGCTACGAGGCTTACACCGACATGGCCACACCGGTGCTGGCCCAGATCGCTGAAGAAGCGCGAGCGCGCTGGCCTATCGGCCGGGTGGCGGTGCACCACCGCATCGGCAGGCTGGAGATCGGGGAGACCGCGGTGCTGGTGGTCGTTGCCGCGCCACACCGCCAGGAAGCCTTCCAGGCCGCCGCCTACATTATGGACCGGATCAAAGAAATCGCCCCGATCTGGAAGAAAGAGCACTGGGCCGACGGCGCAGCCGAGTGGCGCGAGTGAGCGCCCCCCTATGCCCGAGTTACCCGAAGTCGAAATCATTGCTCGTTCGCTGGCGCCCCAACTGGTCGGGCGCTCCTTCCTGGCTGTCGAGCGCCTCGACTGGGAACGGATGGTGGAGACTCCCTCGGCGGAAGTCTTTCGCCAGGAGATTGTTGGCCGCCGTATCCTCAGCGCGCGGCGGCGCGCCAAATGGCTGCTGCTCGACCTTGACTCGGGCTGGACCCTGGCGCTCCATCTGCGCATGTCGGGGCGCCTGGAGATCCATCCCCCCGACGATGAAGCCCGTGCCCACGTGCATCTGATCATCCGCCTGGATGATCGGCGACGCCTGTTCTTCGACGACGAGCGCAAGTTTGGGCGGGTGCGGCTGCTCGACGCCGCCGGATTGGCCGCCCTTGACACAGCCTATGGCCCTGAGCCGCTCGATGACCGCTTCACCGTCGCCGAGCTGGAGCGCATCCTGCGGGGGCGGCGCACGAGGATCAAGCCGCTGCTGCTCGACCAGCGCGCAATCGCGGGCATGGGCAACATCTACGCCAGCGAAGCCCTCTGGCTGGCCCGCATCCACCCGCTAACCCCGGCCTGCGCCATCGAGGCCGACAGGGCAATTGCCTTGCACGCCGCTATTCGCCAGGTACTGACCAGCGCCATTGAGCACGAAGGCAGTTCGTTGCGCAACTACCGCAACGGCTATGGCCTGCGCGGCCAGAACCAGGAACACTTCCTGGCCTACGACCGTCGCGGGTATCCCTGCCAGCGCTGCGGGACGCCAATCGAGCGCATTGTGGTGGGCCAGCGCAGCACGTTTTTCTGCCCGACGTGCCAGCCGCTTCCATTCAGGTGACCATAGCCCCGCGCGGAAGGGTCTGGAAGGGCCGCACCCCGGAGGGAGCGGCTTTCTTATGTTTCTCCCCTTGGTGTGTGGGGAAGCTGCATATGGGCCGGCGTTAACCTCATATCGAGCAATCCAAAATCTACCATTCGAAATGGCATTACCCTGTATGCCGGTCATGTTCAGCATACAGGCGGTCAGCCAGGGCGCGCACCAGGGGAAACTCGTCGAACCAGCCGTTGCGATCCTGCCAGAACTCATCGAGCGTGCGCGCGCCGGCCCGTTCGTATACCAGCGCCTGACCGAGCATTTCCAACCGATCCAGCGCCTTGACGAGCCGGGCCTCGGGCGTAGCCCCCTGGGTGTAATCTTCCCAGAGCGCCAGATAGCGTTCGGCATGCGGAAGGCCATTGAGCAGTTCGAGCAGCGCCTTGCGTTCCGCTTCCTGCTTTGCGGCTGCTCCGAAGAGCCGTCGGGCCGAGGCCGGGAGATCGCCGATCAGGGCCTCGGCCATATCATGGATCAACGCCGTGGCGAGGAGCCGTTCCCGGTCCAGGTCGGGATGCTGATCGCCGATGATCAGCGCCAGAACCGCCACGCCAAAACTATGCTCGGCCACACTCTCGACATCGCCTAATCCGCGCTGCAACCAGCCGGTGCGCGGCAGGAGCTTGAGGGTCTGCAAACGGATCTGTAATTCGGCGAGGGTCACAACCGCGCGGTCGTCCATGACGTCTCCTCGTACTTGTGGGGCTTATTGGCAAGCACATAGCAGCCTGTGCCTTGCCATGCACATTGAGAACACCGGGTTTCCCCCGCTCCCGCCTGCTGGCGCGCCTGGCAGCGATCGAGGAAAGGGGCCGTTGGCTAGCTTTGCCCTCCTGCCTGGGAGCAGATCTGCATCCCGCGGCGCACGCCTGACGCATGGTAGTAGTATACCTGCCATTGCCCAAGACATGGTACTATAGGCCCATACGCGCCAATGCAATAGATAGCGCCAGGGGGCGCACGTGCAAGTCGTCATCAGCGGGAGTTTCTGGTCCCAGCCGACGGTTGGGAGCGGGCAGTATCTCCATGGTTTGCTACGCTGCCTGCCCCGGGTGGCCGCGGAGCATCACTACCTGTTGCTTACCCCCGCCTATCTTCCTCCTGGTCCGGGACTGCCTCCTGGTGTTGATG
This region of Chloroflexaceae bacterium genomic DNA includes:
- a CDS encoding roadblock/LC7 domain-containing protein — protein: MSGKLQDLLGRFRSVESVELAAVVATDGLLIESVASPDVDVDAVCAVASNSLAMAEALGREIDKGGAIQTLLEYENGIVLIEPISGDAMLLLLASAREDLGYVRFLVAKHRDDMLDALSAI
- a CDS encoding MoaD family protein, which translates into the protein MITIRVRLFAAHRDIVGQTELTVPMEAGATVGAVWEHLVARHPSLGRYTGRLLYAVNQQFAEPGATLQDGDEVAIIPPVSGGAHRPQSGVRSVEPFLITEAPLDPAPLVAYVQTPSDGAVVTFAGVARNHFGGRPTAFLSYEAYTDMATPVLAQIAEEARARWPIGRVAVHHRIGRLEIGETAVLVVVAAPHRQEAFQAAAYIMDRIKEIAPIWKKEHWADGAAEWRE
- the mutM gene encoding bifunctional DNA-formamidopyrimidine glycosylase/DNA-(apurinic or apyrimidinic site) lyase, which gives rise to MPELPEVEIIARSLAPQLVGRSFLAVERLDWERMVETPSAEVFRQEIVGRRILSARRRAKWLLLDLDSGWTLALHLRMSGRLEIHPPDDEARAHVHLIIRLDDRRRLFFDDERKFGRVRLLDAAGLAALDTAYGPEPLDDRFTVAELERILRGRRTRIKPLLLDQRAIAGMGNIYASEALWLARIHPLTPACAIEADRAIALHAAIRQVLTSAIEHEGSSLRNYRNGYGLRGQNQEHFLAYDRRGYPCQRCGTPIERIVVGQRSTFFCPTCQPLPFR
- a CDS encoding HD domain-containing protein; protein product: MDDRAVVTLAELQIRLQTLKLLPRTGWLQRGLGDVESVAEHSFGVAVLALIIGDQHPDLDRERLLATALIHDMAEALIGDLPASARRLFGAAAKQEAERKALLELLNGLPHAERYLALWEDYTQGATPEARLVKALDRLEMLGQALVYERAGARTLDEFWQDRNGWFDEFPLVRALADRLYAEHDRHTG